Proteins co-encoded in one Thermoanaerobaculia bacterium genomic window:
- a CDS encoding CPBP family intramembrane glutamic endopeptidase produces the protein MNAAVFVILFTTGAVLVAGFLLRALRRRGFDQDAFPTETRKTIGLALLVAVLILCVVAPFASGLSGRPAEPKDLSPVSAFALHAVFLLFLIVWYVLSGRPPILDFLKIRSGRPVRLLLAGFPIAAFAWGVSLCGMLAIQWIVSIFAPAGAAPRISPVIPWIVALPLAFKIAIVVSAMIFEEAFFRSFLQPRIGAIGATIFFTLAHGVYGQPVMLVGIFILASILALTFELYGNALPGIVAHGAFDAFELFVLIPFALKFVS, from the coding sequence ATGAACGCCGCCGTCTTCGTGATCCTGTTCACGACGGGCGCCGTCCTCGTGGCGGGTTTCCTGCTGCGGGCGCTCCGGCGCCGCGGATTCGATCAGGATGCGTTTCCGACCGAGACGCGCAAGACGATCGGGCTGGCTCTTCTCGTCGCCGTCCTGATCCTCTGCGTCGTCGCGCCGTTCGCGTCCGGTCTCTCGGGACGGCCGGCGGAGCCGAAGGACCTCTCGCCGGTTTCGGCTTTCGCCCTCCATGCGGTGTTTCTGCTGTTCCTGATCGTCTGGTACGTGCTCTCGGGCCGACCGCCCATCCTGGATTTCCTGAAGATCCGCTCCGGCCGTCCCGTCCGGCTGCTCCTCGCGGGGTTTCCGATCGCGGCCTTCGCGTGGGGGGTCTCTCTCTGCGGGATGCTGGCGATCCAGTGGATCGTCTCGATCTTCGCTCCGGCGGGAGCGGCGCCGCGAATCTCCCCCGTCATTCCCTGGATCGTGGCCCTCCCGCTCGCCTTCAAGATCGCGATCGTCGTCTCGGCGATGATCTTCGAAGAGGCCTTTTTCCGATCCTTCCTCCAGCCCCGGATCGGCGCGATCGGCGCGACGATCTTCTTCACGCTCGCGCACGGCGTCTACGGCCAGCCGGTGATGCTCGTCGGGATCTTCATCCTCGCGTCGATCCTGGCGCTGACGTTCGAGCTGTACGGGAACGCCCTTCCCGGGATCGTCGCTCACGGCGCGTTCGACGCGTTCGAGCTCTTCGTCCTGATCCCGTTCGCGCTGAAATTCGTGAGCTGA
- a CDS encoding STAS domain-containing protein — protein MKATVRESGNVSIIELKGKITIGSGDIQLRDTITRLLDAGKKDILVNMNEVTSIDSSGIGELVGCYTTVTNKGGRLRLLHLPPKIQDVLTVTQLITVFDVYENEPEAVASFGS, from the coding sequence ATGAAGGCGACCGTCCGCGAGTCCGGAAACGTATCCATCATCGAGCTGAAGGGGAAGATCACCATCGGCTCGGGAGACATTCAGCTTCGGGACACGATCACGCGGCTCCTCGACGCCGGGAAGAAGGACATCCTCGTCAACATGAACGAGGTGACCTCGATCGACTCCTCCGGCATCGGCGAGCTCGTCGGCTGCTACACGACCGTGACGAACAAGGGGGGGCGCCTCCGGCTGCTCCATCTCCCGCCGAAGATCCAGGACGTTCTCACGGTCACCCAGCTCATCACCGTTTTCGACGTCTACGAGAACGAACCGGAAGCCGTCGCCAGCTTTGGAAGTTGA
- a CDS encoding polyprenyl synthetase family protein: MTRRRGPDGSFATFSELHIGRLEERLSAVVPADDSPLSSAMRAALLSPGKRIRALVALAAGVLFRGDPAGLLDFGAALEAVHAASLVFDDLPSMDDATLRRGRPALHLEFGESTAILAAVALINRAFELLGRSDGLPDRIRTKLVAELARAAGEPGCCRGQFADLTADPARATLDELERIHALKTGELFVAAARGGAIAARASEEGVAALTRYAKNLGLAFQIVDDLLETPDAAERTGKKAHGEGHRANFAKILGRETAVTIAGELTEAAASAVEPLGPRGRPLADLAYLLRDRRS; this comes from the coding sequence TTGACGCGGCGCCGGGGACCTGACGGCTCCTTCGCGACTTTTTCCGAGCTCCACATCGGGCGGCTGGAGGAGCGGCTCTCCGCCGTCGTTCCGGCGGACGACTCTCCTCTTTCCTCCGCGATGCGCGCCGCGCTCCTTTCCCCGGGCAAGCGCATCCGCGCGCTCGTGGCGCTCGCGGCCGGCGTCCTCTTCCGCGGCGACCCGGCGGGTCTCCTCGACTTCGGCGCGGCCCTCGAGGCCGTGCATGCCGCCTCCCTCGTGTTCGACGACCTCCCCTCGATGGACGACGCCACGCTGCGCCGCGGACGCCCCGCCCTCCACCTGGAGTTCGGGGAATCGACGGCGATCCTCGCGGCCGTCGCGCTGATCAATCGCGCCTTCGAGCTCCTCGGCCGGAGCGACGGCCTGCCCGACCGGATCCGGACGAAGCTCGTCGCCGAGCTCGCCCGGGCGGCCGGGGAACCCGGCTGCTGCCGAGGCCAGTTCGCGGACCTGACGGCCGATCCGGCCCGCGCGACGCTCGACGAGCTCGAACGCATCCACGCGCTGAAGACCGGCGAGCTCTTCGTCGCCGCCGCGCGGGGCGGGGCGATCGCCGCGCGCGCGTCCGAGGAGGGCGTGGCCGCACTCACCCGCTACGCGAAGAACCTCGGCCTGGCGTTCCAGATCGTCGACGACCTCCTGGAGACGCCCGATGCCGCGGAGCGCACCGGCAAGAAGGCGCACGGCGAGGGGCACCGCGCGAACTTCGCGAAGATCCTGGGCCGGGAAACCGCGGTGACGATCGCCGGCGAGCTGACCGAAGCCGCCGCGAGCGCCGTCGAGCCTCTCGGGCCGCGCGGGCGGCCGCTCGCGGACCTCGCGTATCTCCTGCGGGACCGACGCTCGTGA
- a CDS encoding ATP-binding protein produces MKNRVAPVTLSIASSFDNIELAQFVCDYVLRPWKLSADTTHAISMALREGVANAIKHGNQGDTEKRVSLTLQVDGDVFRMAIADEGVGFRPEQVADPLAPENRLKTSGRGIFYMKTFMDDVRYDFSLGGTKVVLEKKLVADEPE; encoded by the coding sequence ATGAAAAACCGCGTGGCTCCCGTCACGTTGTCGATCGCCAGCTCGTTCGACAACATCGAACTCGCGCAGTTCGTGTGCGATTACGTGCTCCGGCCGTGGAAACTCTCGGCCGACACGACCCACGCGATCTCGATGGCGCTTCGGGAAGGGGTCGCCAACGCGATCAAGCACGGGAACCAGGGGGACACGGAGAAACGCGTGTCGCTCACCCTGCAGGTCGACGGGGACGTCTTCCGCATGGCCATCGCCGACGAGGGGGTCGGGTTCCGGCCGGAACAGGTCGCCGATCCGCTCGCCCCCGAGAACCGGCTCAAGACCTCGGGACGCGGCATTTTCTACATGAAGACGTTCATGGACGATGTGCGATACGATTTCTCGCTCGGCGGCACGAAAGTGGTCCTCGAGAAGAAGCTCGTAGCCGACGAACCAGAATAG